Proteins from a single region of Sesamum indicum cultivar Zhongzhi No. 13 linkage group LG5, S_indicum_v1.0, whole genome shotgun sequence:
- the LOC105162762 gene encoding pentatricopeptide repeat-containing protein At5g61400-like, whose translation MWEVYNDMVLNGLLPSSVTYEILIDASCDRGDIVKARLLLEEIIGRGLKPTVVIYTTLIHGLCIENNLLEAKKNFTRMREYGVVPNLYTYNALIDGYGKKASVEKARRVYYEMLDQGVLPNVIPYSILIYLLYKKDVVMYGILMKGYCRIGRAEATENSFCKMNKEGLMLNSVLFNTLIDGYWQLAAAMGLYNEMTIKGYKPDVVAYNALIDDHFKNGYTDAALQLHKEMMDAGIAPNIFTISSVIDGLCKDGRINNAFNFFLEQTIVEFSAETGQTFKASKFFSDMRSSGLQQEVSDYAAIIQAHFGAKHVLPVIMLKVDMVKMGILPNAFIYKIKSRAVVTF comes from the exons ATGTGGGAGGTTTACAATGACATGGTTTTAAATGGTTTATTGCCTAGCTCGGTGACTTATGAAATACTAATAGATGCTTCTTGTGATCGAGGGGATATTGTGAAGGCTAGATTGTTGCTTGAAGAGATAATTGGAAGGGGATTAAAACCGACGGTTGTGATTTACACGACCCTTATACATGGACTATGCATAGAGAATAATTTGCTggaagcaaaaaaaaatttcacaagGATGCGAGAGTATGGAGTGGTGCCTAACCTCTACACTTACAATGCTCTAATAGATGGTTATGGTAAGAAGGCGAGTGTTGAAAAAGCGCGCAGGGTTTATTATGAAATGTTGGATCAAGGAGTGCTGCCAAATGTTATTCCCTATAGCATCCTAATATATTTGCTTTACAAGAAAG ATGTTGTCATGTATGGAATACTTATGAAGGGCTATTGTAGAATTGGTAGAGCTGAGGCCACAGAGAATTCATTTTGCAAGATGAACAAGGAAGGATTGATGCTGAACTCTGTCCTATTCAATACGCTGATTGATGGGTATT GGCAGTTGGCGGCTGCTATGGGACTTTATAATGAAATGACAATTAAAGGTTACAAGCCTGATGTAGTCGCTTATAATGCTTTGATTGATGACCACTTCAAAAATGGTTACACTGATGCAGCTCTTCAATTGCACAAAGAAATGATGGATGCTGGTATAGCTCCGAATATTTTCACGATTAGTTCTGTGATTGATGGGCTGTGCAAAGACGGACGGATAAATAatgcattcaattttttcttggaaCAAACTATAGTTGAATTTTCTGCTGAAACAGGTCAG ACTTTTAAGGCCAGTAAGTTTTTCTCGGACATGCGAAGCAGTGGGTTACAACAAGAAGTGTCTGACTATGCTGCCATTATCCAAGCGCACTTTGGAGCTAAGCATGTGCTCCCTGTGATCATGCTGAAAGTAGATATGGTGAAGATGGGGATACTGCCAAATGCATTCATATATAAG ATCAAGTCTAGAGCAGTTGTTACCTTCTGA
- the LOC105162649 gene encoding uncharacterized protein LOC105162649 gives MGMEEKDVSKTMDWKSIGESVSSESGEGAAVKKRLPKKIRQIPDYYFLPRRSLPSTIVFYGAWIAAGVGAGMLTEIWINKKVKEDGGVIWEFDK, from the exons ATGGGCATGGAAGAGAAAGATGTATCTAAAACAATGGATTGGAAAAGTATTGGAGAATCAGTAAGTAGTGAGTCTGGTGAAGGAGCAGCTGTAAAGAAACGGCTACCAAAAAAGATAAGGCAAATTCCAGATTATTATTTCCTTCCCAGAAGATCTTTACCATCTACTATTGTATTTTATGGAGCATGGATAGCTGCTGGAGTTGGAGCTGGCATGCTTACAGAAATTTGGATAAACAAAAAAGTCAAAG AGGATGGAGGTGTCATCTGGGAGTTTGACAAATGA